Proteins found in one Sorghum bicolor cultivar BTx623 chromosome 1, Sorghum_bicolor_NCBIv3, whole genome shotgun sequence genomic segment:
- the LOC8059502 gene encoding uncharacterized protein LOC8059502: protein MAAAGKLLLLAAAVLAASLVADARPCGHAQTLLVSFSSVSRPNPDPSNPTPLTTTVVTVLRVRRLGPHQIRRPVALPAVEPDVAASSVQDRAKDILVVVSGLLFGFGCGALTAASMYLVWSLLASTCASGYDDDVYSDDEDQLSDSESPKKAGYVIIHDADEYGAGKN from the coding sequence atggccgccgcgggCAAGCTCCTCCTCCTGGCCGCCGCCGTCCTGGCGGCGTCCCTCGTCGCAGACGCGCGCCCGTGCGGCCACGCGCAGACGCTCCTCGTTTCCTTCTCCTCCGTCTCCAGGCCCAACCCGGACCCCAGCAACCCCACGCCGCTCACCACCACCGTCGTCACCGTCCTCCGCGTCCGCCGCCTCGGCCCGCACCAGATCCGCCGCCCCGTGGCCCTCCCCGCCGTCGAGCCGGACGTCGCTGCCTCGTCCGTCCAGGACCGCGCCAAGGACAtcctcgtcgtcgtctccgGCCTCCTCTTCGGCTTCGGCTGCGGCGCCCTAACTGCCGCCTCCATGTACCTCGTCTGGTCGCTCCTCGCCTCCACCTGCGCCTCCGGCTACGACGACGACGTCTACAGCGACGACGAGGACCAGCTGTCTGACTCCGAGAGCCCCAAGAAGGCCGGCTACGTCATCATCCACGACGCCGACGAGTACGGCGCCGGTAAGAATTAG
- the LOC8078019 gene encoding protein WEAK CHLOROPLAST MOVEMENT UNDER BLUE LIGHT 1, producing the protein MEEANVQGTSHPSSIAPVPSSSDQGSQSQQQQVHRLLDETQEPDSRFSEAVDPKASIDTAAPIDSVKGAVTKFGVGGVDWKEKRKQVQDELDQVQEEVTEYQKRAQEAEAGRAQALRDLGTAVNTADELRLGLEMARAEQNQAREQADLAELRLEEARRGAAAKARAELDAVRERRAAALADLRASRTEAESLEKVRARAAAEAGASVARAREAAAALREAGNAVEDLAAELVALKGELESSRAAHVQAEEKRMLLAVAWEEDKSRWQIELEEGELEAKRLREELAAACDVEMKAEAASELLASLKAELVAWAAEGTLDQEEKPATIGTQSVLAKTKKELDDVKASVERAKDEAKCLRVAAASMRDELEKEKVEITALRRREREREGLSSKSIPYLEEELRWVTAELAAAEARAKAHDDESKMAEARRQAEEAKAKARSAREEVARAREDASVAKAAVAAKEARLEAVTREILAANTSEEIATASAGALMQESKPSKNAQSNKAVEEGGNVTLTVEEYEELSRRAQETEEAAGMRVVEAVKLIKEAKDAEVRRLEKVARLDKQTELRRQALEAATLEAEEAEFEKLSAERELRQWRAEHEQGRAPGDTGSPRPGLAEISVLNDPSAGEGRGNPHIVSPRGGYMPRTELWSAADADADARQRNKTFFPRIVMFLARKRAQTWK; encoded by the exons ATGGAGGAAGCTAACGTCCAAGGGACAAGCCACCCCTCCTCCATCGCTCCTGTTCCATCCAGTTCTGACCAAGGCTCTCAATCCCAGCAGCAACAGGTCCACCGCCTGCTGGATGAAACGCAGGAGCCAGACAGCCGCTTCAGCGAGGCCGTCGATCCCAAGGCCAGCATCGACACCGCGGCGCCCATCGATTCCGTCAAGGGCGCCGTCACCAAATTCGGAGTCGGAGGGGTTGATTGGAAAGAG AAACGCAAGCAAGTCCAGGATGAGCTCGACCAGGTGCAGGAAGAGGTCACGGAGTACCAGAAGAGAGCACAGGAGGCGGAGGCCGGCAGAGCGCAAGCTCTGCGGGACCTGGGAACCGCCGTGAACACTGCCGACGAGCTCAGGCTGGGCCTCGAGATGGCGCGGGCGGAGCAGAACCAGGCGCGGGAGCAGGCGGACCTCGCCGAGCTGCGCCTCGAggaggcgcggcgcggcgccgcGGCGAAGGCGAGGGCGGAGCTCGACGCCGTCAGGGAACGCCGCGCGGCCGCGCTCGCGGACCTGCGGGCGTCGCGAACGGAGGCCGAGTCGCTGGAAAaggtgcgcgcgcgcgccgcggccgaggCGGGCGCGTCGGTGGCGCGGGCGCGGGAGGCCGCCGCGGCGTTGCGGGAGGCTGGGAACGCTGTCGAGGACCTCGCCGCCGAGCTCGTCGCGCTGAAAGGGGAGCTGGAGTCCTCGCGCGCCGCCCATGTCCAGGCGGAGGAGAAGAGGATGCTGCTGGCGGTCGCGTGGGAGGAAGACAAGTCGCGGTGGCAGATCGAGCTGGAGGAAGGCGAGCTGGAGGCCAAGAGGCTGCGAGAGGAGCTCGCGGCGGCCTGCGACGTCGAGATGAAGGCGGAGGCCGCTTCCGAACTGTTGGCGAGCCTAAAAGCCGAGCTCGTCGCTTGGGCCGCGGAAGGAACACTGGACCAGGAGGAGAAGCCGGCGACGATCGGCACCCAGTCGGTGCTGGCGAAGACCAAGAAGGAGCTCGACGACGTGAAGGCGAGCGTCGAGAGGGCCAAGGACGAGGCCAAGTGCCTgcgcgtcgccgccgcctcgATGCGGGATGAGCTGGAGAAGGAGAAAGTGGAGATCACCGCGCTGCGGCGGAGGGAAAGGGAGAGGGAAGGGCTCTCGTCAAAGTCCATCCCTTACCTCGAGGAGGAGCTGAGGTGGGTGACCGCCGAGCTCGCCGCGGCGGAGGCACGAGCCAAGGCGCACGACGACGAGAGCAAGATGGCCGAGGCACGGCGCCAAGCGGAGGAAGCGAAGGCGAAAGCCAGGTCGGCTCGAGAGGAGGTCGCCAGGGCCAGGGAAGACGCGAGCGTGGCCAAGGCCGCCGTCGCGGCCAAGGAGGCGCGGCTGGAGGCGGTGACGCGGGAGATACTCGCCGCGAACACGTCGGAGGAGATCGCCACGGCCTCGGCCGGCGCGCTGATGCAAGAAAGCAAGCCGTCGAAAAATGCACAGAGCAATAAGGCCGTCGAAGAGGGTGGGAACGTGACGCTGACGGTGGAGGAGTACGAGGAGCTGAGCCGGAGAGCGCAGGAGACAGAGGAGGCCGCCGGCATGCGGGTGGTCGAGGCGGTGAAGCTGATCAAGGAGGCCAAGGACGCGGAGGTGAGGAGGCTGGAGAAGGTGGCGCGGCTGGACAAGCAGACCGAGCTGAGGCGGCAGGCGCTGGAGGCCGCGACGCTGGAGGCCGAGGAGGCGGAGTTCGAGAAGCTGTCGGCGGAGCGGGAGCTCAGGCAATGGCGCGCCGAGCACGAGCAGGGGCGCGCGCCGGGTGACACCGGCTCGCCCCGGCCGGGCCTAGCCGAGATCTCCGTGCTCAACGACCCGAGCGCCGGCGAGGGGCGCGGGAACCCGCACATAGTCAGCCCGAGAGGAGGGTACATGCCGCGGACGGAGCTGTGGTCGGCGGCGGACGCGGACGCGGACGCGAGGCAGAGGAACAAGACCTTCTTCCCGCGGATTGTCATGTTCTTGGCGCGAAAGAGAGCTCAGACTTGGAAGTGA
- the LOC8078021 gene encoding chloroplast envelope membrane protein: MSCSAAVSNGIAPRFLICARGVLALGSHSHRSSSRRARRRHAVVFARTRRQRRRRPSEWQRPWWRTFFADWNEDEESLAGLREDDELLEAIGANPELSENEKFQEWRRKAEAIVELREAQQDAMNAEARSWEDWTSGAVSGAGGASGNGGGGGDWGGEESLLDEITDDPAEIVWDKGVIEAFRDTVDEDYEDMLFEDRVFMYASTNSAKFLALLIVVPWVIDFAVHHYVMMPFLDRYVEKVPLAAELLDVRRSQKLHMVKDLNMEKARYRLEVEIGKSPPLSDEEVWFELREKAIELRDDWRLENREAFANIWSDMVYGIVLFLLLCFNQSKVAMLKFTGYKLLNNISDTGKAFLIILISDILLGYHSESGWHTMVEVVLEHYGLESDEAAVTFFVCLVPVALDVYIKFWVYKYLPRLSPSVGNVLDEIKRH; the protein is encoded by the exons ATGAGCTGTTCCGCGGCCGTCTCCAACGGCATTGCGCCGCGCTTCCTCATCTGCGCGCGCGGGGTGCTCGCTCTCGGTTCCCACAGCCACAGGAGTAGTAGTAGGAGGGCGAGGCGCAGGCACGCAGTGGTCTTCGCGAGGACGAGGCggcagcgacggcggcggcccaGCGAGTGGCAGCGGCCGTGGTGGAGGACCTTCTTTGCTGACTGGAACGAGGACGAGGAGAGCCTGGCCGGGCTCAGGGAGGACGACGAGCTGCTGGAGGCGATTGGGGCCAACCCGGAGCTGTCGGAGAACGAAAAGTTCCAGGAGTGGAGGAGGAAGGCCGAGGCCATTGTTGAGCTGCGCGAGGCCCAGCAGGATGCCATGAACGCCGAGGCGCGGTCGTGGGAGGATTGGACCAGTGGTGCCGtctccggcgccggcggcgcgtCGGGGaatggaggtggaggtggggaCTGGGGCGGGGAGGAGAGCTTGTTGGACGAGATAACTGATGATCCTGCGGAGATCGTGTGGGATAAGGGCGTTATTGAGGCTTTCAGAGATACCGTTGATGAGGATTATGAGGACATGCTCTTCGAAGATCGAGTCTTTATGTATGCCTCCACAAACTCG GCCAAGTTTCTAGCATTGTTGATTGTGGTTCCGTGGGTGATAGATTTTGCAGTCCATCACTATGTTATGATGCCCTTCTTAGACAG GTATGTCGAGAAGGTGCCACTTGCAGCTGAATTACTTGATGTAAGGCGCAGCCAGAAGCTGCACATGGTTAAAGACCTAAACATGGAAAAAGCAAGATACCGTCTTGAAGTAGAGATTGGCAAATCTCCTCCACTTTCTGATGAGGAGGTCTGGTTTGAGCTGCGGGAAAAAGC GATAGAGTTGAGGGATGATTGGAGGCTAGAAAATCGAGAAGCTTTTGCAAATATATGGTCCGATATGGTTTATGGGATTGTTCTATTCCTTCTTCTCTGCTTCAACCAGAGCAAA GTTGCGATGCTGAAGTTCACAGGATATAAGTTGCTAAATAACATTTCAGACACTGGGAAGGCCTTTCTTATTATTCTAATATCAGACATCCTTCTAGG GTACCATTCAGAGTCAGGTTGGCATACAATGGTAGAAGTTGTTCTCGAGCATTACGGGCTTGAATCTGATGAAGCGGCGGTCACATTTTTTGTTTGTCTGGTTCCAGTTGCTTTGGATGTGTACATAAAGTTTTGG GTATACAAATACCTTCCAAGATTATCACCCAGTGTGGGCAACGTTCTGGATGAAATAAAGCGCCATTAG
- the LOC8059505 gene encoding chloroplast envelope membrane protein produces MLRWYLASNGIALRFPIEGDVCARGVLALGSHRSSRRTRPRRHAAVFANRRRRRRLSKWQRPWWKTFFADWNDDEESLAGFREDDELLEEIASDQELSENEKFETWRRKAEAIVELREAQQDAMNAEERLWQDWISGGGGGGASGSGGGEASLSDQITDDPAEIVWGKGIIQVLKDTVDEDYEDMLFEDRVFMYASTNSAKFLALLIVVPLVIDFLVHDYVLMPFLERYVQKVPLAAELLDVRRNQKLQIVKDLNIEKARYRLEVEIGKSPPLSDEEVWYELREKAIELRDDWRLENRAAFANIWSDMVSGMVLFLLMCFNQSKVAMLKFTGYKLLNRISDSGKAFLIIIVSDILLGYHSESGWHTLVQVILEHYGLEADEAAVTFFVCLFPVALDVYIKFWVYKYLPRLSPSVGNVLDEIKRH; encoded by the exons ATGTTGCGATGGTATCTAGCTTCCAACGGCATTGCGCTGCGCTTCCCCATCGAGGGTGATGTCTGCGCGCGCGGGGTGCTCGCTCTCGGTTCCCACAGGAGTAGTAGGAGGACGAGACCGCGCAGGCACGCAGCGGTCTTCGCTaataggaggcggcggcggcggctaagCAAGTGGCAGCGGCCGTGGTGGAAGACATTCTTTGCGGACTGGAACGACGACGAGGAGAGCCTGGCCGGATTCAGGGAGGACGACGAGCTGCTGGAGGAGATTGCCAGCGACCAGGAGCTGTCGGAGAATGAAAAGTTCGAGACGTGGAGGAGGAAGGCCGAGGCGATTGTTGAGCTGCGCGAGGCCCAGCAGGATGCGATGAATGCCGAGGAGCGGTTGTGGCAGGATTGGAtcagtggtggtggcggcggcggtgcttCGGGGAGTGGAGGTGGGGAAGCCAGCTTGTCGGACCAGATAACTGATGATCCTGCCGAGATAGTGTGGGGTAAGGGCATTATTCAGGTTTTGAAAGATACCGTCGATGAGGATTATGAGGACATGCTGTTTGAAGATCGAGTGTTTATGTATGCCTCCACAAACTCG GCCAAATTTCTAGCATTGTTGATTGTGGTTCCGTTGGTGATAGATTTTCTAGTCCATGACTATGTTTTGATGCCCTTCTTAGAGAG GTATGTCCAGAAGGTGCCACTTGCAGCTGAATTACTTGATGTAAGGCGCAACCAGAAGCTGCAGATCGTTAAAGACCTAAACATTGAAAAGGCAAGATACCGTCTTGAAGTAGAGATTGGCAAATCTCCTCCACTTTCTGATGAGGAGGTCTGGTATGAGCTGCGGGAAAAAGC AATAGAGTTGAGGGATGATTGGAGGCTAGAAAATCGAGCAGCTTTTGCAAATATATGGTCCGATATGGTTTCTGGGATGGTTCTATTCCTTCTAATGTGCTTCAACCAGAGCAAA GTTGCGATGCTGAAGTTCACAGGATATAAGTTGCTCAATAGAATTTCAGACAGTGGGAAGGCCTTTCTTATTATTATAGTATCAGACATCCTTCTAGG GTACCATTCAGAGTCAGGATGGCATACATTGGTACAAGTTATTCTCGAGCATTACGGGCTTGAAGCTGATGAAGCGGCAGTCACAttttttgtttgtctgtttccagTTGCTTTGGATGTGTACATAAAGTTTTGG GTATACAAATACCTTCCAAGATTATCGCCCAGTGTGGGCAACGTTCTGGATGAGATAAAACGCCATTAG
- the LOC8059503 gene encoding peptidyl-prolyl cis-trans isomerase CYP28, chloroplastic isoform X1, whose protein sequence is MAASSIMGWHWAFAARLKGPGCCQKKKGPGRCQHGEATTQADPDPTAARQNLSPPHTHTHCLDRPLFFLSPLAIANRNRNRCLLARKKPRRMKTGKMALPSSSMRAASSTVYPVYLSLHHHPNNHHASLRLSRANHDNTHKCTQSPKILRRSLFSLPASFLLLHTSSSLAVDDTNTPSTSTIDTTITDRIFMDFSVCPSYFRSDRPLGAELSSCPDSEPLGRVVFGLYGRLLPVTTANFKATCTAAAYRGTLVHKLLQGQFFAAGRQGSRRDKGEVEPPSGLVRNSETVNPKAFELRHTRPGTLSLCLGQNDDDDDIKLNPNYHNVEFLVTTGPGPCPELDGQNIVFGTVLEGMDVITSIATIPTYKPAERIRLFNDFAQLIGDERAQTARAMWNRPLKTVYISDCGELKVTKQSLSPPSLP, encoded by the exons ATGGCGGCTTCTTCTATTATGGGCTGGCACTGGGCCTTTGCAGCCCGACTAAAAGGCCCAGgttgttgtcaaaaaaaaaaaggcccaGGTAGATGCCAACATGGCGAGGCGACGACGCAAGCTGATCCTGATCCGACGGCTGCGCGCCAGAATCTCTCaccaccacacacacacacacactgccTCGATCGtcctctcttcttcctctcccCGCTCGCAATCGCAAATCGCAATCGCAATCGGTGTCTCCTTGCGAGAAAGAAACCGAGGAGGATGAAAACAG GAAAG ATGGCTTTGCCTTCCTCAAGCATGAGAGCTGCATCCTCCACGGTTTACCCTGTCTACCTTAGTCTCCACCACCACCCCAACAACCACCATGCTTCTTTGCGTCTCTCCAGAGCAAACCATGACAATACCCACAAATGCACCCAGTCACCCAAAATTCTTAGACGGTCTCTCTTCTCCCTACCTGCCTCATTTCTTCTCCTCCACACATCCTCCTCCCTTGCTGTAGATGACACAAACACGCCATCCACCTCCACAATCGACACCACGATTACAGATCGCATCTTCATGGACTTCAGTGTCTGTCCAAGCTACTTTCGCTCAGACAGACCTCTGGGAGCCGAGCTTTCCTCATGCCCTGATTCTGAGCCTCTTGGTCGTGTTGTCTTTGGTCTCTATGGTCGGCTTCTCCCCGTTACTACTGCCAATTTCAAAGCTACGTGTACTGCAGCTGCATATAGGGGCACTCTTGTCCACAAGCTCCTTCAAGGACAGTTTTTTGCTGCTGGCAGACAAGGTTCTCGGCGTGACAAGGGTGAGGTCGAGCCTCCCTCGGGCCTTGTTAGGAATTCTGAGACTGTTAACCCTAAAGCATTCGAATTAAGGCATACAAGGCCTGGCACGCTTTCCTTATGCCTTGGAcagaatgatgatgatgatgacatcaagctcAACCCTAATTATCACAATGTTGAATTCTTGGTTACTACAGGGCCAGGACCCTGTCCCGAGCTTGATGGCCAGAATATTGTCTTTGGGACTGTATTGGAAG GAATGGATGTTATCACCAGCATTGCAACCATACCTACCTACAAACCAGCTGAAAGAATCCGCCTCTTCAACGATTTCGCACAGCTGATTGGAGATGAAAGGGCTCAAACTGCTCGGGCAATGTGGAACCGCCCACTTAAGACTGTATATATCAGCGACTGCGGGGAACTGAAAGTGACCAAACAATCTCTTTCCCCTCCAAGCTTGCCATGA
- the LOC8078020 gene encoding uncharacterized protein LOC8078020 yields the protein MRPPVSRAAFASVLMGPRALGASLVAARCAASSPAAAATAAVTAYDHASFVNEIAVTSPPEHLNSLLNVLQARGEKIVSPGAKRGLIPCVVPLSESPAGNLTSLLRWPTAPTGMEMPVVEVRKHGLWLLAKNVKQYIHRILVEADINADTGDDLWTAVGEAGNLYAKGDFKESQLPDLDVYLLKKVGLFPDVIERKTLRHLEKGDNVSALITGEFYSRDQFPGFGRPFVFNAEILKRVGRTSEAKDSARVALKSPWWTLGCSYEEAAELAGWEDEQLEFIREKVTEEGKREDLKKGKAPEQVVLDEAAFLMDLASVDGNWDEVVDRIAECYREAGLHDIANFIAYRE from the exons ATGAGGCCGCCGGTGAGCAGGGCCGCCTTCGCGTCCGTGCTCATGGGGCCGCGCGCGCTCGGGGCGTCTCTTGTCGCCGCCCGCTGTgccgcctcctcccctgccgccgcAGCCACCGCTGCCGTCACTGCCTACG ATCATGCATCGTTTGTCAATGAAATCGCCGTAACCAGTCCTCCGGAGCATCTCAACTCTCTCCTGAATGTGCTTCAAGCACGAG GTGAAAAGATTGTTTCTCCTGGAGCAAAAAGAGGGTTGATTCCATGTGTTGTTCCCTTGTCAGAAAGTCCAGCAG GTAATTTGACATCACTCCTTAGATGGCCAACCGCTCCAACTGG GATGGAAATGCCTGTTGTGGAAGTTCGTAAACATGGGTTGTGGCTTTTGGCTAAGAAT GTGAAACAGTATATCCATAGAATACTTGTTGAGGCTGACATCAATGCTGATACTGGTGATGATTTATGGACTGCCGTGGGTGAAGCTGGTAACCTTTATGCTAAAGGTGACTTCAAAGAGTCACAGCTGCCAGACCTTGATGTCTATTTGTTGAAGAAG GTTGGACTTTTCCCTGATGTTATAGAGAGGAAAACATTGCGCCATCTCGAAAAAGGAGATAAC GTCTCGGCTCTCATTACTGGAGAATTCTATAGTAGAGATCAATTTCCTGGATTTGGAAGACCTTTTGTGTTCAATGCAGAGATCTTAAAAAG AGTTGGACGTACATCTGAAGCCAAAGATTCAGCTCGAGTGGCTCTGAAATCACCATGGTGGACACTTGGCTGCAGTTACGAA GAGGCTGCTGAACTAGCTGGGTGGGAGGATGAGCAGCTCGAGTTTATAAGAGAGAAGGTAACTGAGGAGGGTAAGCGTGAGGATCTGAAGAAAGGAAAGGCTCCAGAACAG gtggtTCTTGACGAGGCGGCATTCTTAATGGATTTAGCGTCTGTGGATGGTAACTGGGATGAGGTCGTGGATCGGATTGCTGAGTGTTACAGAGAAGCTGGGCTTCATGACATTGCAAATTTCATTGCCTACAGGGAATAG
- the LOC8059503 gene encoding peptidyl-prolyl cis-trans isomerase CYP28, chloroplastic isoform X2, translated as MALPSSSMRAASSTVYPVYLSLHHHPNNHHASLRLSRANHDNTHKCTQSPKILRRSLFSLPASFLLLHTSSSLAVDDTNTPSTSTIDTTITDRIFMDFSVCPSYFRSDRPLGAELSSCPDSEPLGRVVFGLYGRLLPVTTANFKATCTAAAYRGTLVHKLLQGQFFAAGRQGSRRDKGEVEPPSGLVRNSETVNPKAFELRHTRPGTLSLCLGQNDDDDDIKLNPNYHNVEFLVTTGPGPCPELDGQNIVFGTVLEGMDVITSIATIPTYKPAERIRLFNDFAQLIGDERAQTARAMWNRPLKTVYISDCGELKVTKQSLSPPSLP; from the exons ATGGCTTTGCCTTCCTCAAGCATGAGAGCTGCATCCTCCACGGTTTACCCTGTCTACCTTAGTCTCCACCACCACCCCAACAACCACCATGCTTCTTTGCGTCTCTCCAGAGCAAACCATGACAATACCCACAAATGCACCCAGTCACCCAAAATTCTTAGACGGTCTCTCTTCTCCCTACCTGCCTCATTTCTTCTCCTCCACACATCCTCCTCCCTTGCTGTAGATGACACAAACACGCCATCCACCTCCACAATCGACACCACGATTACAGATCGCATCTTCATGGACTTCAGTGTCTGTCCAAGCTACTTTCGCTCAGACAGACCTCTGGGAGCCGAGCTTTCCTCATGCCCTGATTCTGAGCCTCTTGGTCGTGTTGTCTTTGGTCTCTATGGTCGGCTTCTCCCCGTTACTACTGCCAATTTCAAAGCTACGTGTACTGCAGCTGCATATAGGGGCACTCTTGTCCACAAGCTCCTTCAAGGACAGTTTTTTGCTGCTGGCAGACAAGGTTCTCGGCGTGACAAGGGTGAGGTCGAGCCTCCCTCGGGCCTTGTTAGGAATTCTGAGACTGTTAACCCTAAAGCATTCGAATTAAGGCATACAAGGCCTGGCACGCTTTCCTTATGCCTTGGAcagaatgatgatgatgatgacatcaagctcAACCCTAATTATCACAATGTTGAATTCTTGGTTACTACAGGGCCAGGACCCTGTCCCGAGCTTGATGGCCAGAATATTGTCTTTGGGACTGTATTGGAAG GAATGGATGTTATCACCAGCATTGCAACCATACCTACCTACAAACCAGCTGAAAGAATCCGCCTCTTCAACGATTTCGCACAGCTGATTGGAGATGAAAGGGCTCAAACTGCTCGGGCAATGTGGAACCGCCCACTTAAGACTGTATATATCAGCGACTGCGGGGAACTGAAAGTGACCAAACAATCTCTTTCCCCTCCAAGCTTGCCATGA